GCGGGCAGCGTGAGCATTTATGGGCAACCTTATGAAAAACAACGCGACAAAGTAGCTTACGTGCCACAGAAAGGAAGTGTAGACTGGGATTTCCCTACAACGGCACTAGATGTAGTAATGATGGGCACTTACGGAAGTTTAGGCTGGATAAAACGCCCCGGGCAAAAAGAAAAAAAGGAAGCTCTTGAAGCTCTGGAAAAAGTCGGGATGTTGCCGTTTAAAAACCGACAAATCAGTCAACTTTCTGGCGGACAGCAACAACGTATATTCCTTGCTAGGGCCTTGGTACAAAACGCATCCATTTATTTTATGGACGAACCATTTCAAGGCGTTGATGCATCAACCGAAATTGCCATCATAAATATTTTAAAAGCACTTAGAAAAGCTGGAAAAACCGTTATTGTAGTGCATCACGATTTACAAACCGTACCTGAATATTTTGATTGGGTAACCTTTTTAAACGTTAAAAAAATTGCCACAGGTCCGATTAAGGATATTTTTAATGACGATAATTTAACTAAAACCTATGGCATTAATTATAAAGTAAGTATTCAGGAGTAAAATAATAAATAACCCAACATTACGAGGAGTTTCGATGAAAATCGAAACGGCGTGTTAATCTTTTAAAATTAAGATTCGAAAAAAAGATTGTCACGACTTTAAAAAGTCTCTCAATGACAAAAAAACAAACAAAATAGACCTAACAGAATACATAAAACTTGTTTTAAGCGACTACACACTTCGCACCATTACATTGGGCACTGCCATTCTTGGAGCAGTTACTGGTATGCTTGGTAGTTTTGCTGTATTGCGAAAACAAAGCCTTTTAGGCGATGCCATTTCGCACGCCGCCCTCCCTGGTATTGCTATCGCTTTTTTA
This genomic stretch from Flavobacteriaceae bacterium GSB9 harbors:
- a CDS encoding metal ABC transporter ATP-binding protein translates to MLQKNDKTQRETHASTGVIAVQVDDLTVAYNYKPVLWDIDLEIPEGVLMAIVGPNGAGKSTLIKSILGILKPIAGSVSIYGQPYEKQRDKVAYVPQKGSVDWDFPTTALDVVMMGTYGSLGWIKRPGQKEKKEALEALEKVGMLPFKNRQISQLSGGQQQRIFLARALVQNASIYFMDEPFQGVDASTEIAIINILKALRKAGKTVIVVHHDLQTVPEYFDWVTFLNVKKIATGPIKDIFNDDNLTKTYGINYKVSIQE